A genomic segment from Bradyrhizobium sp. ISRA430 encodes:
- a CDS encoding NAD(P)H-dependent oxidoreductase, with amino-acid sequence MAESKKLNVLGISGSLRRKSYNSAALRAACELAPAGMTISQAEIGDLPHYNEDIREVGYPAAVARFRSQVAAADAVLFVSPEYNYSIPGALKNAIDWASRGPLQPFNGMPVAIMGVSGGILGTSRAQYQLRQMLVYLNAFPVNKPEVMIGQATSRFSEDGRLHDEPTRSMVSELLQSLMSWAQIIRRTG; translated from the coding sequence ATGGCCGAAAGCAAGAAACTCAACGTGCTCGGCATTTCCGGGAGCTTGCGCAGGAAATCCTACAATTCCGCAGCTCTCCGAGCGGCATGTGAATTGGCGCCGGCTGGAATGACAATTTCCCAAGCCGAAATCGGCGACCTGCCTCATTACAACGAAGATATCCGGGAAGTCGGTTATCCTGCGGCGGTCGCACGCTTCCGATCGCAAGTGGCGGCAGCGGACGCGGTCCTATTCGTATCTCCCGAATACAATTATTCGATTCCGGGAGCGCTGAAGAACGCGATCGATTGGGCTTCGCGGGGTCCCCTTCAACCGTTCAACGGCATGCCGGTGGCGATTATGGGAGTGAGCGGGGGAATTCTTGGGACCTCCAGGGCCCAGTATCAGTTGAGGCAGATGCTAGTCTACCTTAACGCCTTTCCTGTCAATAAGCCCGAAGTGATGATCGGTCAGGCGACGTCTCGATTTTCCGAGGACGGGCGTCTCCACGACGAGCCGACAAGATCCATGGTCTCCGAACTCTTGCAATCGCTGATGTCTTGGGCCCAAATCATAAGACGAACGGGCTGA
- a CDS encoding adenylate/guanylate cyclase domain-containing protein, with amino-acid sequence MIEEGRYLQRPEALLSGVIDHLLASGIPLSRVRLSPRVLSPVSWATGLLWSRRSGSIEKYEVPHDISETPGFAGSPFDVIYRTERPFRRRLDRIQPRDHRMLAALKESGETDYLAIPMRFSDGSLHAVSFSTDRESGWKISHVAALEDAAQGLAIALEPMVLRRQTRELLATYIGREQASRVLDGHVRRGFHTTLETPMMFADVAGFTRMSNVEPIDKIVALLDDYFGALSDAVSKHSGEVLKFIGDGLLSIFPPCNGESPDMGRRRAYSALLDAREKLGASGRSLAFRVALHFGQVAYGNVGGIDRLDFTVVGPAVNLASRLQAVAKEIGREVLATREFAANLDEFEAIGSVKVRDFSDEIELFAPRVWP; translated from the coding sequence TTGATCGAAGAGGGTCGCTATCTTCAGAGACCAGAAGCGCTGTTGTCCGGCGTCATTGATCACCTGTTGGCGAGCGGTATCCCGCTGTCCCGAGTACGGCTGTCTCCGCGCGTATTGAGCCCCGTCTCCTGGGCTACTGGGCTTCTATGGTCCCGGCGCTCCGGGAGCATCGAGAAATACGAGGTCCCTCACGACATCAGCGAGACTCCAGGGTTCGCCGGCAGCCCTTTTGACGTGATCTATCGAACCGAACGTCCTTTCCGCAGACGCCTCGATCGAATTCAACCTCGTGATCATCGCATGCTGGCCGCTTTGAAGGAAAGCGGCGAGACGGACTACCTTGCGATTCCGATGCGTTTTAGTGATGGCAGTTTGCACGCCGTGAGCTTTTCGACCGACCGCGAATCAGGATGGAAGATCTCGCATGTCGCCGCTCTTGAGGACGCCGCGCAGGGTCTTGCCATTGCCCTCGAGCCTATGGTGTTACGAAGGCAAACCCGGGAGCTCTTGGCGACCTATATCGGTCGCGAACAGGCCAGTCGCGTTTTGGACGGTCATGTTCGTCGGGGTTTTCACACCACTCTAGAAACTCCGATGATGTTCGCGGATGTCGCCGGATTCACCAGAATGAGCAACGTCGAGCCGATCGACAAGATAGTTGCGCTCTTAGACGACTATTTCGGTGCCCTATCTGATGCAGTTTCCAAGCACTCGGGAGAGGTTCTGAAGTTCATAGGCGACGGCCTGCTTTCCATTTTTCCCCCATGTAATGGTGAGAGTCCTGATATGGGGCGCAGACGGGCCTACTCTGCACTGTTGGATGCGCGTGAGAAGCTTGGCGCTTCTGGTCGATCGCTCGCATTCCGAGTGGCTTTACACTTTGGGCAGGTGGCCTACGGCAATGTGGGCGGCATCGACCGTCTCGACTTTACTGTCGTGGGTCCAGCAGTAAATCTCGCAAGCAGATTGCAGGCGGTGGCAAAGGAGATTGGCCGCGAGGTCTTAGCCACCAGAGAGTTCGCAGCTAACCTCGATGAATTCGAGGCGATTGGATCCGTTAAAGTGCGCGACTTCTCAGATGAGATTGAGCTGTTTGCGCCGCGTGTTTGGCCTTGA
- a CDS encoding branched-chain amino acid ABC transporter permease codes for MLLNAVLSGISLGAIYAITAMGLTLQYGVARIMNLAYGEMIVVGCFVAFVLFNHFQLSPLITGTLVAPAIFGLSWSIYRGMLVPLVQRAPDAGALETDSILFTFGLSFAIQGLLLVLFGGNFTSYTYLSVPVAIFGAVMAANRLIALFCSLVIGTVLWFFLTRTRSGTALRSVASDEVGASLVGVDIVRASALAFALGGAVAALGGVLFSTFITFSAQLGVTFTMKALIVVIIAGVGNIAGALLIGLLLGLVEVFVTAFLDPSLTIAVVYAVFILTLMFYPRGLWSST; via the coding sequence ATGTTACTGAACGCCGTCCTGTCCGGCATTTCGCTCGGTGCGATCTACGCCATCACTGCAATGGGCTTAACATTGCAATACGGTGTCGCTCGCATCATGAACCTCGCCTACGGCGAGATGATCGTCGTTGGCTGCTTCGTGGCTTTCGTGCTGTTCAATCATTTCCAGCTGAGCCCGCTCATCACTGGAACGTTGGTCGCGCCGGCGATCTTTGGACTTTCTTGGAGCATCTACCGCGGAATGTTGGTGCCGCTTGTCCAGCGAGCGCCGGACGCCGGTGCGCTCGAGACGGATTCGATTCTCTTCACCTTTGGACTCTCGTTCGCGATCCAGGGGCTACTGCTTGTCCTGTTCGGTGGCAACTTCACCAGTTATACATACCTGAGCGTACCGGTTGCCATATTCGGTGCGGTCATGGCAGCTAATCGCCTCATAGCGTTATTTTGCTCATTGGTGATTGGTACTGTGCTTTGGTTTTTCTTGACGCGGACGCGGAGCGGTACTGCGTTGCGCTCAGTGGCATCCGATGAAGTCGGGGCATCCCTCGTCGGCGTCGATATTGTACGTGCCTCGGCTCTCGCTTTCGCATTGGGCGGTGCAGTTGCCGCGCTTGGCGGCGTACTGTTCAGCACCTTTATCACTTTTTCCGCGCAGCTTGGCGTGACGTTCACGATGAAGGCGTTGATTGTCGTGATTATCGCTGGCGTTGGCAATATTGCCGGTGCGCTGCTGATTGGTTTGCTGCTTGGTCTCGTCGAAGTGTTCGTTACAGCCTTCCTTGATCCAAGTCTTACGATTGCTGTTGTGTACGCCGTGTTCATCCTGACCCTGATGTTCTACCCGCGCGGCCTCTGGAGCTCGACATGA
- a CDS encoding LysR family transcriptional regulator translates to MHFRNLDLNQLVSLNALLTERSVTRAAERLYVTQSAMSAALARLRVYFGDELLVKVGRQMQLTPFAEQLSGSVREVIIRVQTVISARPQLDISKLSHEMRIVASDFVASVLLPSVLRRISREAPGLQVEILPVMGTRFLEQLERGEIDILIIPEAYASEDLPFMPLFSEKYCCIVDADAAPLTLSLEGYFSMRHIAVKPFMYDVDHLSFEERHIRQSGRRRQIDVTAPNFTLMPELIVGTKRIATVHTRLAQQYIKHWPLKILPCPIDIPPLVEGIQSPPHLAGVYAVTWVRGLLKEEALNL, encoded by the coding sequence ATGCATTTTCGCAATCTGGACTTAAATCAATTGGTGAGCCTTAATGCGTTGTTGACGGAGCGAAGCGTTACGCGCGCGGCCGAAAGATTGTACGTGACCCAGTCCGCGATGAGTGCTGCACTGGCTCGCTTGCGCGTCTATTTTGGTGATGAGTTGCTTGTCAAAGTTGGTCGTCAAATGCAGCTTACGCCGTTTGCGGAACAATTATCTGGGTCTGTTCGCGAGGTGATTATCCGTGTGCAGACGGTTATATCAGCGAGACCCCAGTTAGACATTTCGAAATTATCTCATGAAATGCGCATCGTGGCTTCTGACTTCGTCGCGAGCGTACTCCTGCCAAGCGTGTTGCGAAGGATCAGTCGAGAAGCACCTGGATTGCAGGTGGAAATACTGCCGGTGATGGGCACTCGATTCTTGGAGCAGCTGGAGCGTGGAGAAATCGACATCTTGATCATTCCAGAAGCATACGCTTCGGAGGATCTCCCGTTCATGCCGTTGTTCTCGGAAAAGTATTGTTGCATTGTTGATGCTGACGCTGCTCCCCTAACATTGTCTCTGGAGGGGTACTTCAGTATGAGGCACATAGCTGTAAAGCCGTTCATGTATGATGTGGATCATCTTTCCTTTGAGGAACGTCACATCAGGCAGTCTGGAAGGCGGCGGCAGATCGATGTCACCGCACCCAATTTCACACTCATGCCGGAATTGATTGTCGGCACGAAGCGCATCGCGACGGTCCATACGCGTCTAGCACAGCAATATATCAAGCATTGGCCGCTCAAAATCCTGCCGTGTCCGATAGATATCCCGCCGTTAGTCGAGGGCATTCAAAGCCCACCACATCTGGCTGGGGTTTATGCCGTCACTTGGGTGCGAGGCCTGCTGAAAGAAGAGGCTCTGAATCTCTGA
- a CDS encoding CocE/NonD family hydrolase, producing the protein MTEDRAQNQIVQDLDVMVPMRDGARLAVDVFRPAESGKYPVLYACALHNKDMQHPGMADVIPPQPAHSSLWFGPIEAGDTRRLLKNGYVHVIAQSRGVGKSEGEFMQEEWDHYDLIEWIVAQPWCDGSVGMIGISAFAGEQWRSAAQQHPNLKAIFPYDACSAYGEIWGFRDFHPGGVIQTMPYLLDVFSCVHESRGIPQVLPEPHETWWKEAMANPDYKMYANLYNILTQKGQRSGLMYQVMVDPYEDEATLTKAEEKFKKIQIPFYTGSGAYAYTYKMHWQGAQHYFQNCNAPKKLIFTGPAHVERPFHSYHDEIIRWFDHWLKGKQTGIMDEPAVKYWVMGANKWRTGADWPLPETQWKKMFLSGWERLTEEAPEPSSHTSNADNEPDSFVQMPLTKTRKIQKLRYMTDPLPEDLLVAGPISLTLYAAIDDDDTNWIVVLKDVGPDVSVVTAREGERDVPTDLKERELTRGWLKASYRALDEARSKPWAPFHKLTREARKPVVPGEINEYKIEILSTANQFNKGHRICLEIMSMDVPTGVCAMTNVEYAPYHICRSKTVVHKVYHTADHPSHLLLPIIPAEK; encoded by the coding sequence TTGACCGAGGATAGAGCGCAGAACCAAATCGTCCAAGACCTCGACGTCATGGTGCCAATGCGGGACGGCGCCAGGTTGGCTGTCGACGTGTTTCGTCCCGCGGAATCTGGAAAATACCCGGTCCTCTACGCCTGTGCCTTGCATAACAAGGATATGCAGCATCCCGGCATGGCTGACGTCATTCCACCGCAGCCTGCGCACTCCTCATTGTGGTTTGGCCCGATTGAGGCCGGCGACACGCGGCGGCTGCTCAAGAACGGCTATGTGCATGTGATCGCCCAATCTCGTGGTGTCGGGAAATCGGAAGGCGAATTTATGCAGGAGGAATGGGATCATTATGATCTCATAGAATGGATCGTCGCCCAGCCTTGGTGTGATGGCAGCGTCGGGATGATCGGAATTTCGGCTTTCGCCGGTGAGCAGTGGCGATCGGCGGCGCAGCAGCATCCAAATCTGAAGGCGATCTTTCCTTACGATGCGTGCTCGGCATACGGGGAGATCTGGGGCTTCCGTGATTTTCATCCGGGAGGGGTGATCCAGACAATGCCGTATCTCTTGGACGTTTTCAGTTGCGTTCACGAAAGTAGAGGAATCCCCCAAGTGCTGCCCGAACCCCACGAGACGTGGTGGAAGGAGGCAATGGCGAACCCCGATTACAAGATGTACGCCAACCTCTACAACATTCTTACCCAAAAAGGGCAGCGTTCAGGCTTGATGTATCAGGTGATGGTCGATCCTTACGAAGATGAGGCGACACTGACGAAGGCTGAGGAAAAGTTCAAGAAGATCCAGATTCCGTTTTACACGGGGTCCGGTGCTTATGCTTACACGTACAAGATGCATTGGCAGGGGGCGCAGCACTATTTCCAGAACTGCAACGCGCCGAAGAAGTTGATTTTCACCGGCCCGGCGCATGTTGAGCGTCCATTCCATTCGTACCACGATGAAATTATCCGCTGGTTCGACCATTGGCTGAAGGGAAAGCAGACGGGCATCATGGACGAGCCCGCTGTCAAGTATTGGGTCATGGGAGCCAACAAGTGGCGGACCGGGGCCGACTGGCCGTTGCCTGAGACGCAATGGAAGAAGATGTTTTTGAGCGGTTGGGAGCGTTTAACTGAGGAGGCGCCCGAGCCCTCTAGCCACACCAGCAATGCTGACAATGAGCCGGACTCGTTCGTGCAAATGCCTCTCACTAAGACGAGGAAGATTCAGAAGTTGCGCTACATGACGGACCCGTTGCCCGAGGATCTTCTCGTTGCCGGTCCGATTAGTCTGACGCTCTACGCCGCAATCGACGACGATGACACGAACTGGATCGTGGTCCTGAAGGACGTGGGCCCGGACGTGTCCGTTGTGACGGCCAGAGAGGGAGAACGTGACGTCCCGACCGACCTGAAGGAGCGGGAACTTACGCGAGGCTGGCTGAAGGCATCCTATCGAGCGCTGGATGAGGCGAGATCAAAACCATGGGCGCCATTCCACAAGTTGACGAGGGAGGCGCGAAAGCCCGTGGTGCCAGGGGAGATCAACGAGTACAAGATTGAAATCTTGTCGACTGCCAATCAGTTCAACAAGGGGCACCGAATCTGCCTCGAAATCATGAGCATGGATGTTCCGACGGGCGTCTGTGCCATGACGAACGTAGAGTACGCTCCGTATCACATCTGCCGAAGCAAGACGGTTGTTCACAAGGTCTACCACACCGCTGACCATCCATCTCACTTGCTGCTGCCGATCATTCCGGCGGAGAAGTAG
- a CDS encoding L-lactate dehydrogenase codes for MKVGLVGIGGVGRACLLALVTSSSAQEIVVVNRDRARAEGTVTDIQYGAALIRPVKLLAGEYPDLQGADLVIVTAGINERTGGATDRNDPKGRLRLLSANAEIYRDLIPKILKAAADAILLIVTDPPDALADLARETAGHERVLSAGTFLDTQRFRFHLAEQFGVHPSAVEAQVVGEHGISQVFLWSSARIGGAPIRKLFEGKSNPDFSDFKQRIEREVRYANITIIEGSGASQLGIGLVTARLANVILRDERLVLPVGSYHPNYGTTLSLPTMLGRRGIIRTFDPDMDDGEAKALQRSAEVLRQAVQQSRV; via the coding sequence ATGAAGGTTGGTCTCGTTGGCATTGGAGGAGTGGGTAGGGCTTGCTTACTGGCCTTGGTGACTTCCAGCAGCGCACAGGAGATCGTGGTCGTCAATAGGGACCGGGCGCGAGCCGAAGGCACCGTTACGGACATCCAGTATGGTGCAGCCCTCATTAGACCCGTGAAGCTCTTGGCCGGTGAGTATCCCGATCTTCAAGGCGCCGACCTTGTGATCGTGACCGCAGGGATCAACGAAAGGACTGGCGGTGCAACGGACAGGAACGATCCCAAGGGGCGCTTGCGCCTTCTGTCCGCAAATGCAGAAATCTACCGTGATTTGATACCGAAAATCCTGAAGGCGGCTGCAGACGCTATTCTGCTCATCGTGACGGATCCACCAGATGCGCTTGCCGATCTCGCGCGAGAGACAGCGGGGCATGAACGCGTACTGAGCGCCGGCACCTTTCTCGATACTCAACGCTTCCGATTCCATCTTGCGGAGCAGTTCGGCGTGCATCCATCGGCGGTCGAGGCGCAAGTCGTCGGCGAACACGGGATTTCGCAGGTGTTTCTGTGGTCCTCCGCTCGCATCGGCGGGGCGCCTATCCGAAAATTATTTGAAGGAAAAAGCAATCCCGACTTCTCCGACTTCAAACAACGCATCGAACGGGAGGTCCGATATGCCAACATAACCATTATCGAAGGCAGTGGGGCCAGCCAACTCGGGATCGGGCTTGTGACCGCTCGGCTCGCAAATGTCATTCTCCGCGACGAAAGGCTGGTGCTCCCAGTGGGCTCCTATCACCCAAACTACGGTACGACTTTGTCGCTTCCCACGATGTTGGGGCGGCGGGGGATCATTCGCACCTTCGATCCTGATATGGACGATGGCGAGGCAAAGGCGCTCCAGCGGAGTGCTGAAGTACTGCGCCAAGCCGTTCAGCAATCGAGAGTTTAG
- a CDS encoding amino acid ABC transporter substrate-binding protein translates to MIAGSFAAVAQEKVRIGYVISKTGPNSGGAMTTQVPNYKLWIKELNDRGGLNVAGKRIAIELIEHDDRSSSEEAVRATERLLTQDKVDLMLAPWGTAINLAVAPLYARSERLLITPTAITDRAPELAKRWPLSFWLSGTSASYADALVEQLKRLREAGKIDAGVAMVSVGDGFGIDLAAGFRAAAKKNGFEIKFDKTYPAGTQDFAPIVNEMKAKDVKVFVAFSYPPDTIALTEEAQLLDYNPSVFYIGIGGAFPLYRNRFGSAVEGVMTLGGIDPKSDDAKSYIARHKEVTGQEPDRSGSFTMYAALQALEQVIAEVGLDQKRIATRLKEGTFKTILGEVSFAGQQMTNAPKVGQWQNGELAGLAHDGNSGATEMVFPKPVWRKSN, encoded by the coding sequence ATGATCGCAGGCAGTTTCGCTGCTGTCGCGCAGGAGAAGGTTCGTATTGGTTACGTCATTTCCAAGACTGGTCCCAACTCGGGCGGGGCAATGACGACCCAGGTGCCCAACTACAAGCTCTGGATAAAAGAGCTCAATGATCGCGGCGGGCTGAACGTTGCAGGCAAACGGATAGCGATCGAGCTAATCGAACATGATGATCGGTCCAGTTCGGAGGAGGCGGTACGTGCCACCGAACGGCTTCTAACGCAGGACAAAGTCGATCTAATGCTGGCTCCTTGGGGCACAGCTATCAACCTCGCTGTCGCGCCACTCTACGCTCGCTCCGAGCGTCTTCTGATCACGCCAACCGCCATCACCGACAGGGCCCCAGAGCTGGCGAAGCGCTGGCCGCTCAGCTTTTGGCTCTCGGGTACAAGCGCCTCGTACGCCGACGCATTGGTGGAGCAACTCAAGCGGTTAAGAGAAGCTGGAAAAATTGATGCCGGTGTGGCTATGGTTTCTGTCGGCGATGGCTTCGGCATTGATCTTGCTGCCGGCTTTCGTGCAGCGGCGAAGAAAAATGGGTTCGAGATAAAGTTCGACAAGACCTATCCTGCAGGGACACAGGATTTCGCGCCCATCGTGAATGAGATGAAGGCGAAGGACGTGAAGGTCTTCGTTGCCTTCTCTTATCCGCCGGATACGATTGCGCTTACCGAAGAAGCGCAACTGCTCGATTACAATCCGAGCGTCTTCTATATTGGAATCGGTGGGGCGTTCCCGCTCTATCGCAATCGCTTTGGCAGCGCTGTTGAAGGCGTAATGACGCTCGGCGGCATCGATCCCAAAAGCGACGATGCCAAATCCTATATCGCACGCCACAAGGAAGTGACCGGCCAAGAACCTGACCGTTCTGGCAGCTTCACGATGTATGCTGCCCTACAGGCGCTCGAGCAGGTCATTGCTGAGGTCGGTCTCGATCAGAAACGTATTGCCACCCGCCTGAAGGAAGGAACATTCAAGACGATTCTTGGCGAAGTGTCGTTCGCCGGGCAACAAATGACCAACGCGCCTAAGGTCGGCCAGTGGCAAAACGGCGAACTAGCCGGGTTAGCTCACGATGGAAATTCCGGTGCGACCGAAATGGTCTTTCCAAAGCCGGTGTGGCGGAAGTCCAACTGA
- a CDS encoding SDR family NAD(P)-dependent oxidoreductase has product MALYGKVVVVTGAESGIGRAVSLACAADGATVVAAGLMLEKLESTTEEIRRRGAKATAVYADISNPESVSNLFEVTQRSFGKVDAAVANAGIIGDQTPAIDLSLDNWKRTIEVNLTGTFLTVAAAARILVRQGAGGSILATGSSAALRPVPGLMGYAASKGGVHAMMHALAIELAPHRIRVNTLVPGTTSTEATRNMPGYLEKAAQSLPLGSVVEADELGRYAAFVLGDSLPHMTGSQLKLDAGRTL; this is encoded by the coding sequence ATGGCTCTCTACGGGAAAGTCGTCGTCGTTACCGGCGCGGAATCCGGGATCGGAAGGGCTGTTTCGCTCGCATGCGCTGCCGACGGAGCGACGGTCGTTGCTGCTGGCTTAATGCTGGAAAAACTTGAGTCCACGACAGAAGAAATCCGGCGGCGTGGAGCGAAGGCGACGGCGGTCTATGCAGATATTTCAAATCCAGAAAGCGTCTCTAACCTGTTCGAGGTGACGCAACGCTCGTTCGGTAAAGTCGACGCCGCGGTGGCGAATGCCGGCATAATAGGCGACCAGACGCCGGCCATCGACTTGAGCTTGGATAATTGGAAGAGGACCATCGAAGTCAATTTGACGGGCACGTTCCTCACCGTCGCTGCGGCGGCAAGGATTCTGGTAAGGCAAGGTGCAGGCGGATCGATCCTGGCTACGGGGTCATCGGCTGCCCTCAGGCCGGTTCCCGGCCTTATGGGCTATGCGGCAAGCAAAGGAGGGGTGCATGCCATGATGCATGCCCTCGCGATTGAGCTGGCTCCGCACCGAATCCGTGTAAACACGCTAGTTCCGGGGACCACCTCCACCGAGGCGACCCGCAACATGCCGGGATATTTGGAAAAGGCTGCCCAATCGCTGCCGCTCGGGTCGGTCGTGGAAGCGGACGAGTTGGGACGATACGCCGCGTTCGTGCTCGGTGATTCATTGCCTCACATGACGGGAAGCCAGCTCAAACTCGATGCCGGTCGAACGCTCTGA
- a CDS encoding glyoxalase yields MTPLVVRQSYMSLNVQDLDACVKDAIDITGLQLVERSDAKAILSSGSKHAELVLYQATQNAARCVGLEAPDAGSVDRAAVKIREAGLRVLSEQPSLDCISRSVTFATSEGHVIEVHTPMPETQRRRYPGPGIHPKGICHVNLAARDPWTIYTELSKAIGLKLSERTVNNELIWLRAADGRHHTVGIAKSGEPGLHHFAWEFAQFTDFMRLGDLLDAVDRSMVWGPGRHGAGDNLFTYYVDPAGFLVECSSEMEIMHDGADFQPRVVDCPPDLSNVKLVNRWGTVPPRAWLEHHSHFAPWEALQKS; encoded by the coding sequence GTGACCCCACTCGTGGTGCGCCAGAGTTACATGTCCTTGAACGTGCAGGATCTAGATGCCTGTGTAAAGGATGCAATCGATATCACGGGGCTCCAGCTGGTCGAGCGCAGCGATGCCAAAGCCATATTGAGCTCCGGTTCAAAGCACGCCGAGCTCGTCCTCTACCAGGCGACTCAAAACGCGGCGCGGTGCGTCGGACTGGAGGCGCCGGACGCTGGGTCAGTCGATCGGGCCGCGGTCAAGATTCGCGAAGCTGGATTGCGTGTATTGAGCGAGCAGCCGTCGCTCGACTGCATTTCACGCTCCGTGACATTTGCCACGTCAGAAGGGCACGTCATCGAGGTTCACACGCCAATGCCCGAGACGCAACGGCGTAGATATCCCGGGCCGGGCATTCATCCGAAAGGAATTTGCCATGTGAATCTGGCTGCGCGTGACCCGTGGACGATCTACACAGAGCTCAGCAAGGCGATTGGTCTCAAGCTATCAGAGCGTACGGTCAACAACGAATTGATTTGGCTCCGCGCGGCGGACGGGCGTCACCACACGGTTGGGATCGCGAAGAGCGGAGAACCGGGGCTGCATCACTTTGCGTGGGAGTTTGCGCAATTCACCGATTTCATGAGACTAGGTGACCTTCTCGATGCAGTCGATCGCTCAATGGTATGGGGGCCGGGCCGACATGGAGCCGGCGACAATCTGTTCACGTACTACGTTGACCCTGCCGGCTTTCTCGTCGAATGCTCTTCGGAGATGGAGATCATGCATGATGGTGCCGATTTCCAGCCGCGAGTGGTGGATTGTCCGCCCGACCTATCCAACGTGAAGCTCGTCAACCGATGGGGGACTGTGCCGCCGCGTGCCTGGTTGGAACACCATTCCCACTTCGCTCCGTGGGAGGCCCTCCAGAAGTCGTAG
- a CDS encoding DoxX family protein — protein MQREPYVRSNDVALLIARICLAALFLFGATRKLGNPIGLAPLIAAKGLPFPEVLSALALLAEIGGTVLLLTGFIPRFTAIGLAVFVVMATWIGHSFWTYPPEAQAGQVIHLFKNVAIIGGLVLYLASGPGRFSLSVKRTPLVGARGPNI, from the coding sequence ATGCAGCGCGAGCCATATGTCCGTTCTAATGATGTTGCATTGCTGATCGCGAGAATCTGCCTTGCGGCACTATTTCTGTTCGGTGCGACCCGAAAACTCGGGAATCCAATCGGTTTAGCGCCGTTGATCGCCGCGAAGGGGTTGCCGTTTCCGGAGGTGCTTTCCGCGCTTGCGCTGCTTGCCGAGATCGGTGGGACCGTGTTGCTCTTGACGGGCTTCATACCAAGATTCACGGCGATCGGGCTTGCTGTGTTTGTGGTTATGGCGACGTGGATCGGACATAGCTTTTGGACGTATCCGCCCGAAGCTCAAGCTGGGCAGGTGATACATCTCTTCAAGAATGTCGCGATCATTGGCGGCCTGGTTCTCTACCTGGCGAGTGGTCCTGGTAGGTTCAGCCTCAGCGTAAAGCGGACACCTCTGGTCGGCGCTCGCGGACCGAACATATAA
- a CDS encoding nuclear transport factor 2 family protein, translating into MQAPTATTEIKTLEDRRYKAMLNNDVATLDQLLSDKLVYTHSNGQRDTKEQYLGHVESGHFKYFAIARPEEEIRVFGDMAMVVGRMVARVAVAGSERQLDNRSLAIWIRQDGQWSLLAYQPTPIPRTT; encoded by the coding sequence ATGCAGGCTCCTACAGCGACTACGGAGATTAAGACACTTGAAGATCGTCGCTACAAGGCAATGTTGAACAACGACGTCGCCACGCTCGATCAGTTGCTCTCCGATAAGCTCGTATACACGCATTCTAACGGTCAACGCGACACGAAGGAGCAGTATCTGGGCCACGTCGAATCGGGTCATTTCAAGTACTTCGCAATAGCGAGGCCCGAAGAGGAAATACGCGTGTTCGGTGACATGGCGATGGTCGTGGGACGGATGGTCGCGCGAGTTGCGGTCGCCGGCTCCGAAAGGCAATTGGACAATCGCTCGCTCGCGATCTGGATCCGACAAGACGGTCAGTGGAGCCTGCTTGCCTATCAGCCCACGCCCATTCCACGGACCACCTGA